In Anaerolineae bacterium, a single genomic region encodes these proteins:
- a CDS encoding deoxyguanosinetriphosphate triphosphohydrolase, with the protein MIISRQEIEAQEAERLAPYAMCSRDSRGRNFAEEEHAYRTAYQRDRDRIIHTTAFRRLEYKTQVFLITEGDYYRTRLTHTIEVAQIGRTMARALRVNEDLTEAICLAHDLGHSAFGHSGEAALNKLMADYGGFDHNYQSFRIVEKLENRFPDFRGLNLTWEVREGILKHETEYDQSNVTDFEPEWRAGLEAQIVNFADEIAYTTADLDDGLRSGMITPEQLADIEFWRVVTAELNLDPRQGFTDMDRHRIIRRLVGKEVSDMVQTTSNRLVEYNIQSVADVRNCSENIVTHSDAVKKMDRQLKDFLFQNLYQHWRIMRMHLKSERLIKELFETYLNSPDILPENIQKLARQGDLPRTVCDYIAGMTDRFATEEHRKLFDPLKRV; encoded by the coding sequence ATGATTATTTCTCGTCAGGAAATTGAAGCGCAGGAGGCCGAGCGGCTGGCCCCTTATGCTATGTGCAGCCGCGACTCCCGGGGGCGAAATTTTGCCGAAGAGGAACATGCCTATCGCACCGCTTATCAGCGTGACCGGGACCGCATTATTCACACCACTGCCTTTCGGCGGTTAGAGTACAAAACCCAGGTATTCTTAATTACTGAAGGCGATTATTACCGCACCCGATTAACCCACACCATAGAAGTGGCCCAAATTGGCCGGACCATGGCCCGCGCCCTGCGAGTCAACGAGGATTTGACCGAGGCCATTTGCCTGGCCCATGATTTGGGTCATAGCGCCTTTGGCCACAGCGGGGAAGCGGCCCTCAATAAATTGATGGCGGACTATGGCGGTTTTGACCACAATTATCAAAGTTTTCGCATTGTGGAAAAGTTGGAAAATCGTTTTCCAGATTTCAGGGGGCTGAACCTGACCTGGGAGGTGCGCGAAGGCATTCTTAAACACGAAACGGAATATGACCAGAGCAACGTAACCGATTTTGAGCCGGAATGGCGGGCCGGGTTGGAGGCGCAAATTGTTAACTTTGCCGATGAAATTGCTTACACCACCGCCGACCTGGACGACGGGTTACGCTCCGGCATGATCACGCCGGAGCAACTGGCCGACATTGAATTTTGGCGCGTGGTCACCGCTGAATTAAATCTTGACCCTCGCCAGGGTTTTACCGACATGGACCGGCATCGAATTATCCGCCGGCTGGTGGGCAAGGAGGTGAGCGACATGGTGCAAACCACCAGCAACCGGCTGGTTGAATATAACATTCAGAGTGTGGCGGACGTGCGCAACTGCTCTGAAAATATCGTTACTCATTCGGATGCAGTTAAAAAGATGGACCGCCAATTAAAAGATTTTCTATTCCAGAACCTTTATCAACACTGGCGGATAATGCGAATGCATTTAAAGTCGGAACGTTTGATTAAAGAGTTGTTTGAAACTTACCTCAACTCGCCCGACATCTTGCCTGAGAATATTCAGAAATTGGCCAGGCAAGGTGACCTACCTCGCACGGTGTGCGATTACATTGCCGGGATGACGGATCGTTTTGCGACGGAAGAACACCGCAAATTATTTGATCCGCTAAAGCGAGTTTAA
- a CDS encoding endo alpha-1,4 polygalactosaminidase — MKKMVIFLFLIFMLLACSPSSPEALSPLPSTPPAATKAPTPTSPAPATTATQAQLTATPTAKATATPTPEPTPTFTPTPAELSLKTVASWFYTLEPELAPATVSRLADSNDDLIVLDFIPSDINHPDYPVSEVVSQLHRAGKLVVAYLNIGQAESSRTYWQADWTPGAPWWLIETESANRYGRFPVGYWNDEYRDIWLAEDGYLQAILDAGFDGVYLDGLEAYRDEAIVAFAQEDEADPVQEMIWLVGDIAGFGRDRQPEFMVIGHNAAELINLDETGALLAALDAIAQEEIWFGRAGATSDSEAYLEPLTQAHTKGKVILTLDYTAGDDADRVYETSRALGFVPLVVDKLFGRYVTYDEWQLKMQEEAMAEATAEAMVEPTPLPPRLAAVQSFLYQLQNINLDAVGQTGYDLVVMDYATEKNDETFPFTSTEIEALRHSPGGEKIVVSYMSIGEAETYRPYWNPQWDADNDGQPDEEAPAWLDIENPDWVGNYKVRYWEPEWQAIIFDYTDRLLDAGFDGAYLDIIDAYAYYEEQGRETAAQEMADFVAAIAAHARRRNPDFLIFPQNAPELAAKAPAYLNSVSGIGQEDVYYGYNAEDEMTPPAITAQLERNLDRFKSAGKLVLTIDYASTPANIDEAYRRSKTKGYVPFVTGRSLDRLTINPGHEPD; from the coding sequence ATGAAAAAAATGGTAATTTTTTTATTTTTAATCTTTATGCTGCTGGCGTGCAGCCCGTCTTCCCCAGAAGCCCTGTCTCCCTTACCGTCTACCCCGCCTGCCGCAACCAAAGCGCCAACTCCCACTTCTCCGGCGCCGGCGACTACCGCTACCCAGGCCCAACTAACCGCCACGCCCACCGCCAAAGCAACCGCCACGCCTACTCCAGAACCTACCCCTACCTTTACTCCCACCCCCGCAGAATTATCCCTGAAAACCGTCGCTTCGTGGTTCTATACGCTTGAGCCTGAGCTGGCCCCGGCCACCGTCAGCCGCTTGGCCGATTCTAATGATGACCTCATTGTGCTCGACTTCATCCCTTCCGACATCAATCATCCCGACTACCCTGTCTCCGAGGTTGTCAGCCAACTGCACCGGGCGGGCAAACTGGTGGTCGCCTACCTTAACATCGGCCAGGCCGAATCGTCCCGCACCTACTGGCAAGCCGATTGGACGCCCGGCGCTCCCTGGTGGTTGATCGAAACCGAGTCCGCCAACCGGTATGGCAGATTTCCGGTGGGCTACTGGAACGACGAATATCGAGACATCTGGCTGGCCGAAGACGGCTACTTGCAGGCCATCCTGGATGCCGGGTTTGACGGCGTGTATCTGGACGGACTGGAAGCTTACCGCGATGAGGCCATTGTTGCTTTTGCCCAGGAAGACGAGGCAGACCCGGTGCAGGAGATGATTTGGCTCGTAGGAGACATCGCCGGCTTTGGCCGCGACCGGCAGCCGGAATTTATGGTTATTGGGCACAATGCGGCTGAATTGATCAACCTGGATGAAACGGGAGCTCTTCTGGCCGCGCTTGACGCTATTGCCCAGGAAGAAATTTGGTTTGGCCGCGCCGGGGCCACCAGCGATAGTGAGGCATATCTTGAGCCGTTAACGCAAGCCCACACCAAAGGCAAAGTCATTCTGACCCTTGATTATACCGCAGGCGACGATGCCGACCGGGTTTATGAGACATCACGGGCCTTGGGTTTTGTGCCGTTAGTGGTTGACAAACTTTTTGGGCGTTATGTAACCTACGACGAGTGGCAGTTGAAGATGCAGGAGGAAGCTATGGCTGAAGCGACAGCGGAAGCAATGGTAGAACCAACCCCCCTGCCGCCGCGCCTGGCTGCCGTGCAGAGTTTTTTGTACCAACTTCAAAATATCAACCTGGACGCGGTAGGCCAAACCGGCTACGACCTGGTGGTGATGGATTACGCCACCGAAAAGAATGACGAAACGTTTCCTTTTACCAGCACTGAAATTGAAGCCTTGCGCCACAGCCCCGGCGGTGAAAAGATTGTTGTTTCCTACATGAGCATTGGCGAGGCCGAAACGTACCGTCCCTATTGGAACCCGCAATGGGATGCAGATAACGACGGCCAACCCGATGAGGAGGCTCCCGCCTGGCTGGACATTGAAAACCCCGACTGGGTGGGCAACTACAAAGTGCGTTACTGGGAGCCGGAGTGGCAGGCCATCATCTTTGATTATACCGACCGTTTACTGGACGCCGGTTTTGACGGCGCATACCTGGATATTATTGACGCCTACGCCTATTACGAAGAGCAAGGCCGGGAAACAGCGGCCCAAGAAATGGCCGACTTTGTGGCCGCCATTGCCGCCCACGCCCGCCGGCGCAACCCCGATTTTTTGATTTTTCCCCAGAACGCGCCTGAACTGGCGGCCAAAGCGCCCGCTTATCTCAATAGCGTCAGCGGTATTGGCCAGGAAGATGTTTATTACGGTTACAACGCCGAAGATGAAATGACCCCGCCTGCCATCACGGCTCAATTGGAGCGGAATCTTGACCGCTTCAAAAGCGCGGGCAAGTTGGTGCTGACCATAGATTACGCCTCTACCCCGGCCAATATTGATGAGGCTTATCGCCGGTCAAAGACTAAAGGCTATGTGCCCTTTGTCACCGGGCGCAGTTTGGACCGGTTAACAATTAATCCAGGGCATGAACCGGATTAA
- a CDS encoding STAS domain-containing protein: MNIVISQEQGRVPVTVFHLEGEIGADNYEQIQTQAQQAFAGGMRNLLLDLSEVTFISSAGFRALHYIFTLLRTDAPDENAEAMHKGLRDGTFKSPHLKLFNPQANALKALKTAGFDMFLEIYYHRQKAIDSFS; this comes from the coding sequence ATGAACATCGTTATTTCGCAAGAGCAAGGGCGTGTGCCCGTTACAGTTTTTCACCTGGAGGGTGAAATTGGCGCAGACAATTACGAACAGATTCAAACCCAGGCCCAGCAAGCCTTTGCCGGGGGGATGCGCAATTTGCTGCTTGATTTATCTGAAGTCACTTTTATTAGCAGCGCCGGCTTCCGGGCGCTCCATTATATCTTCACCCTGCTGCGTACCGATGCGCCGGATGAAAACGCTGAAGCGATGCATAAGGGCTTGCGAGACGGCACATTTAAATCACCTCACCTTAAATTGTTCAATCCCCAGGCCAACGCGCTAAAGGCGCTCAAAACGGCCGGGTTTGATATGTTCCTTGAAATTTATTACCATCGCCAAAAAGCCATAGACTCATTCTCATAA
- a CDS encoding DUF2194 domain-containing protein produces MNRKVVQRSNHIQQNRPWLRRRWLFVVLLLLLFLAVYHVIPSSTGPQPVARANTLQQFILVVHDSSDNFDPELLNNTQWALNYARLNYDTLDINQGSIWPNLDQYSVLLFVAEDLNKIDPAQARRIIDYVTNGGGLAVAYRGWHPQLAPLFAVLPETQPKFSEYNAETGLYFPVDFLPALKGLVLGKAAIPGHSKYDLQLMSDAHVQIIATTKSGLPLAWLNQYGRGRTLFWNTDILSAKDARGFIVQSVLAVQSVGVLPMANFATLQIDDFPLPVSTQKLEPIKSEYDLSMVDFFNQVWFPDMMELAQRYNLIYTCLIPFNYNSLLEPPFDFREWDNAKVEVDAQRIPWSIYTSHLLAQGHELGMHGYNHVSLLLAFWVVEKEEWQAAKKLLAAHELLAAWEQSAGLFDREKIAALSPAEIAQKSDAQTIVARAVAKKRAEAEVLVNAKTDLAVLAAGEETETLSTEQKDQQAEAAAIVAQAGEQKIAEAQALLTLPDAEIARLVIEEARAEVIAAGGEAKIAEAAAFVAEAEQKAEENMVAGLIEARKRWEADNLGLQPVSYVAPNNLYDEAGARALSRAFPTIKVLAGSYVGPFDTGADREFSPEPWNPQLFNMPRMTYSYDLNPSSRFAWISGLNMMGVWTYFNHPDDVYHVPQNYPGAGFYRNPTSLPWRGDHTGKKDGFYYQFVEWLELAAQEYPWVRYVRTDESLDFMQTHLANQVTVDLSPTEIRFTATTPTYFQVRVNDGRRIDLNTLQGAQFVDYHRGDGYRLYILNGISPQVQFTLLPADDPSFVPFGPAAEATPLLPQEEENDVLPTEYRDSPSLVPVRTVAPTPTRVPTATPAYHILPIPTPTVRLRP; encoded by the coding sequence ATGAACAGGAAGGTAGTTCAACGCTCCAACCACATTCAGCAAAACCGGCCGTGGTTACGGCGGCGGTGGCTGTTTGTTGTTTTGCTGCTGTTATTATTCCTGGCCGTCTACCACGTTATTCCCTCCTCAACCGGGCCGCAGCCTGTGGCAAGGGCCAATACCTTGCAGCAATTTATCCTGGTGGTGCATGATTCCTCGGATAATTTTGACCCGGAACTGCTCAATAACACTCAGTGGGCCTTAAACTACGCCCGCCTCAATTACGACACCCTCGACATCAATCAGGGCAGTATCTGGCCTAATCTGGACCAATACAGCGTTTTGCTTTTTGTGGCGGAAGACCTGAACAAAATTGACCCGGCCCAGGCCCGGCGCATTATTGACTACGTAACCAACGGCGGCGGCCTGGCCGTGGCCTACCGGGGATGGCACCCTCAATTGGCCCCGCTTTTTGCCGTGCTGCCCGAAACCCAACCCAAGTTTAGTGAATACAATGCCGAAACGGGCCTATACTTTCCGGTTGATTTTTTGCCGGCCCTCAAGGGTTTGGTCCTGGGCAAAGCCGCTATTCCCGGCCACTCCAAATACGACCTTCAACTTATGTCTGACGCCCACGTGCAAATTATAGCCACCACTAAATCGGGGCTGCCCCTGGCCTGGCTGAATCAGTATGGTCGGGGCCGGACCCTGTTTTGGAATACCGACATTCTTTCGGCCAAGGATGCGCGGGGATTTATTGTTCAATCGGTGTTGGCCGTACAGTCGGTGGGGGTTTTACCCATGGCCAACTTTGCCACCCTTCAAATTGACGACTTTCCCCTGCCGGTTTCCACCCAAAAACTGGAACCGATCAAGTCTGAGTACGATTTGAGCATGGTTGACTTTTTCAACCAGGTTTGGTTCCCCGACATGATGGAATTGGCCCAGCGGTACAACCTTATTTATACCTGTCTGATTCCCTTTAACTATAACTCCCTGCTGGAACCACCCTTTGATTTTCGAGAGTGGGACAACGCCAAAGTAGAAGTAGACGCCCAGAGAATACCTTGGTCTATTTACACGTCTCATCTATTGGCCCAGGGCCATGAATTGGGCATGCATGGCTATAACCACGTTTCCTTACTTTTGGCTTTTTGGGTGGTGGAAAAAGAAGAGTGGCAGGCCGCCAAAAAATTGCTGGCGGCCCACGAATTGCTGGCGGCCTGGGAACAATCGGCCGGCCTGTTTGACCGGGAAAAAATAGCCGCCTTATCCCCGGCAGAGATAGCCCAAAAGAGTGACGCCCAAACCATCGTTGCCCGGGCTGTGGCTAAAAAGCGGGCCGAAGCGGAAGTACTGGTCAACGCCAAAACGGATTTGGCCGTGTTGGCCGCCGGTGAAGAAACGGAAACGCTTAGCACTGAGCAGAAGGACCAACAAGCTGAAGCAGCAGCCATCGTAGCTCAGGCCGGAGAACAAAAAATAGCCGAAGCTCAAGCCTTGTTAACCTTGCCGGATGCAGAAATAGCCAGATTAGTAATAGAAGAGGCCAGGGCCGAAGTAATTGCAGCCGGAGGAGAAGCCAAAATTGCCGAGGCTGCGGCATTTGTGGCCGAAGCGGAGCAGAAAGCCGAAGAAAATATGGTAGCCGGTTTGATAGAAGCCCGCAAACGTTGGGAAGCCGATAATTTGGGCCTGCAACCCGTGAGTTACGTGGCCCCCAACAACCTTTACGACGAAGCCGGCGCTCGCGCCTTGAGCCGGGCCTTTCCAACCATTAAAGTTTTGGCCGGTAGTTACGTTGGTCCTTTTGATACCGGCGCCGACCGCGAGTTCTCGCCCGAACCCTGGAACCCGCAACTCTTTAACATGCCCCGTATGACCTATTCCTACGATCTGAATCCCAGCAGCCGTTTTGCCTGGATCTCCGGTTTGAATATGATGGGGGTGTGGACCTATTTCAATCATCCCGACGACGTGTATCACGTTCCGCAAAACTACCCCGGGGCCGGTTTTTATCGCAATCCCACCAGCTTACCCTGGCGCGGGGACCACACCGGCAAAAAAGATGGCTTTTATTACCAGTTTGTCGAGTGGCTGGAGTTGGCCGCCCAGGAATATCCCTGGGTGCGGTATGTCCGCACCGATGAGTCCCTTGACTTTATGCAAACGCACCTGGCTAATCAGGTGACGGTTGATTTGAGTCCCACCGAGATCAGGTTCACCGCAACCACGCCCACTTATTTCCAGGTGCGGGTCAACGATGGCCGGCGGATTGACCTCAACACCCTCCAGGGCGCGCAATTTGTTGATTATCATCGCGGCGACGGTTACCGGCTTTACATTCTTAATGGGATCAGCCCCCAAGTGCAATTCACCCTGCTGCCCGCAGACGATCCATCGTTTGTTCCCTTTGGCCCGGCGGCGGAAGCTACCCCCTTGCTCCCGCAAGAAGAAGAAAACGACGTGCTGCCCACCGAATATCGAGACTCGCCCAGCCTGGTGCCGGTGAGAACGGTAGCCCCCACCCCCACCCGGGTGCCCACCGCTACCCCGGCTTACCATATTTTGCCTATCCCTACCCCTACGGTCCGCTTGCGGCCATAA
- a CDS encoding DUF2194 domain-containing protein → MDNTGGKFGKRLRNWGARLKKRLIFERDWLIDLSGAIRGGLAIRKILAGLFSWPGRFWNWLKISMWRMRHRPPTEAGRKPRPAWAWHILSLAALGILFLVIYFVIPQRTSFESFTIFTTAPQQRILLVHHSADPNGQVAYLNARQSLDYARLEYETLDLAEGGNWPDLSRYSALFLVTELLDGIDQAQAGQITNYVADGGGLAVLYRGWNPHLVSLFGLEVEAGKQPQLVEDEWGLEFATDFFPGVEALFLDRSIAPNHTPYRVQVQPEAKIMARAVPQPDAEIGRPIVWLNRYQQGRVLFWNTTLLSAKNMRGFIVQSLANVQGLSVLPVANFAAIQIDDFPGPFPTAKMEPIKTEYDMTPVEFYYQVWYPDLMQIARRYDLVYTFLSSFANNDQTQPPFEFADWERATIDMDGHNLFYSRHAAHLALQQGELGFRGYNRIPLITENWSGQENIIAALQAAAERWDADSLGRRPLTYSPPEGGYDETGAKALTKALPSLKVISGLYEGDFAHGGDREFGPEPWNPNLLNIPRVTTGYNLTASQRLAMLSELGMMGVWTHNIRPDDVFDTPENYPTAPALRNPGGWNWRDDEGAKDGLYYRFLRWLNLAHTYYPWLRYVRVEEAYEIAQTYLANQITVNLKPYSVSLESTAPTYFQIRINDGRRVDLNALQGAQFIHLYNGDGYTVYTMRGLGQTVQLQLLLPEVQVYKE, encoded by the coding sequence ATGGACAACACCGGTGGCAAGTTTGGCAAACGTTTGCGGAATTGGGGGGCGCGGCTTAAAAAACGGCTGATCTTTGAACGGGATTGGCTGATTGACCTATCCGGCGCGATTCGGGGGGGGCTGGCTATTCGGAAAATCTTGGCCGGCTTATTCAGTTGGCCGGGGCGTTTTTGGAATTGGCTCAAAATCTCAATGTGGCGCATGCGCCATCGCCCTCCCACTGAAGCAGGCCGGAAGCCACGCCCAGCTTGGGCCTGGCATATCCTGTCGTTGGCGGCGCTGGGCATCCTGTTCCTGGTTATCTATTTTGTTATTCCCCAGCGTACCAGTTTTGAATCGTTTACCATTTTTACCACGGCTCCCCAGCAGCGCATTCTGCTGGTGCATCACTCGGCAGACCCCAACGGCCAGGTGGCCTACCTCAATGCCCGCCAGTCCCTGGATTATGCTCGTCTGGAATACGAAACCCTGGATTTGGCTGAAGGAGGAAACTGGCCTGATTTGAGCCGGTACAGCGCCTTGTTTTTGGTTACCGAATTGTTGGACGGCATTGACCAGGCTCAAGCCGGACAAATCACCAATTACGTGGCTGACGGCGGCGGCCTGGCCGTACTCTATCGAGGCTGGAATCCCCACCTGGTCTCTCTTTTTGGCCTGGAAGTTGAGGCGGGAAAACAACCCCAATTGGTTGAAGATGAGTGGGGCCTGGAGTTTGCCACCGATTTCTTTCCGGGGGTAGAAGCGCTTTTTCTGGACCGCAGTATCGCCCCAAATCATACGCCTTACCGGGTGCAGGTTCAACCCGAAGCCAAGATAATGGCCCGGGCCGTTCCCCAACCGGACGCGGAGATTGGACGGCCCATTGTCTGGCTGAACCGCTACCAACAAGGGCGCGTGCTGTTTTGGAACACCACCTTGCTTTCGGCTAAAAATATGCGCGGCTTTATTGTTCAATCCCTGGCCAATGTGCAGGGCCTAAGTGTGCTGCCGGTGGCTAACTTTGCCGCCATTCAAATTGACGACTTCCCCGGCCCGTTTCCCACCGCCAAAATGGAACCGATCAAAACCGAATACGACATGACCCCGGTGGAATTTTACTACCAGGTTTGGTATCCCGACCTGATGCAAATTGCCCGGCGTTACGATCTGGTTTACACGTTTTTGTCCTCCTTTGCCAACAACGATCAAACCCAACCCCCCTTTGAATTTGCCGATTGGGAGCGAGCCACGATTGATATGGATGGGCACAATCTTTTCTACTCGCGCCACGCTGCCCACCTGGCTCTGCAACAAGGCGAGTTGGGATTTCGCGGTTATAATCGCATCCCCCTCATCACAGAGAATTGGTCTGGCCAAGAAAATATAATAGCTGCCTTACAAGCAGCCGCCGAACGCTGGGACGCCGATAGCCTGGGCCGCCGGCCCCTCACTTACTCCCCGCCGGAGGGGGGGTATGATGAAACCGGGGCCAAAGCTTTAACCAAAGCCCTGCCTTCGCTCAAGGTCATCTCCGGCCTGTATGAGGGCGATTTTGCCCATGGCGGCGACCGCGAGTTTGGCCCGGAACCCTGGAACCCCAACCTGCTGAACATTCCCCGGGTCACCACCGGCTACAACCTGACCGCCTCCCAGCGCCTGGCCATGCTCTCTGAACTGGGCATGATGGGCGTTTGGACGCACAACATCCGGCCCGACGACGTCTTCGACACCCCCGAAAACTATCCCACCGCCCCGGCGCTGCGCAACCCCGGCGGCTGGAACTGGCGCGACGACGAAGGAGCGAAGGATGGACTTTATTACCGTTTCTTACGCTGGCTGAATCTGGCCCATACCTATTATCCCTGGCTGCGTTATGTTCGGGTTGAAGAAGCCTATGAGATCGCCCAAACCTATCTGGCCAACCAAATCACGGTAAATTTGAAACCCTACAGCGTGTCGCTGGAATCAACCGCGCCCACCTACTTTCAAATCCGCATTAACGATGGGCGGCGGGTTGACCTCAATGCGCTCCAGGGCGCGCAATTTATCCATCTTTATAACGGCGATGGTTACACTGTTTATACGATGCGCGGGTTGGGCCAAACGGTGCAGTTGCAACTGTTGTTGCCGGAAGTCCAGGTATATAAAGAATAA